TGCGACGGAGAGGTCGAAGTGGCCGCCGATCAGTGGCGGCAGCATCGCGAGAGCAACGATCCCGACGACGGCTCCGCCGACCAGGATGTTGGTGATGTTGGCACTGCTGACGAACAGCTCGCCGATGCCGCTCAGGCTGAACCAGAGCACCACGGCGCCGAGCGCCAGGAGCAGGCCGAACCGCTCCAGGAGGAGGATCGGGCTGCTCGTGAGGTAGGTCCTGGTCCGGGCGAGGAGCGTGAAGCGCTCCCGGGCGTCGTTGGCCATGTGGCTGCTTTCTGCGTGGTGAGTCATACGGATGCACTCCGTCCGCTGTGGATCTCGGTGATGAGCCGGTCGGCGGTGACCTCGGCATGGTCGAGCCGGGTGGCGATCCGCCCGCCGCGGAGCACGACGGCTCGGTCCACTGTCAGCGCGAGCTCCTCGGGGTCGGAGGCGACCATGAGGACGGCCATGCCCTGGTCAGCGGCTCGACGGATCATGGCGTGGATCTCGGCCCTGGCCCCGACGTCTACTCCCTGGGTCGGCTCGTCCAGCAGGAGGAGCCGGGGCTCCCTTCCGAGCCATCGCGCCAGGACGACCTTCTGCTGGTTGCCTCCCGACAGCGTGGCCATCGGGGTCTCCGACGACCTCGCCTTCACGAGGAAGGCGTCCATCAGGCGAAGTGCCGCCGACCGAAGTGCCCGGTCCTGCATGCCCACGAGGGAGCGGTACTCCTGAAGGGCGGGCATGGCGATGTTGGCGGCGACGCTGAGGTCATGGAAGGCGGCGTCGTGCGCTCGGTCCTCGGGGACGTAGGCGATGCCTGCGGCGATCGCCTGATGACACGAGGAGAGGCGCCGCGGACGACCGTTCAGGGACATCGAGCCGCCGCGGAGCGGCTGTGTGCCGAAGACGGCACGAAGCAGGGTGCTGCGACCCGAGCCCACCAACCCGGCCACGCCGACGATCTCGCCGGGCCGGACGTCGAGGTCGATGCCCTCGAGAGGACCCACGCTCACACCGTGCAGCTCGAGGACGGGCTCACCGGCGAGGTGGGCGCGCGTGCTCTCCGCCGGCCGGGGCAGGTCCGAGCCGACGATCAGACGCACCAGTGACGCCTCGTCGAGCTCCGCCACGTCGCTGGTGCCGGCCGAGCGACCGTCTCGCAGCGCCGTGACGCGGTGGGCGACCCGCATGATCTCGTCGAGCCGGTGGCTGACGTAGAGGATGGACTGACCGGCGGCGGCGAACCTCTCCAGGGTGCTGAGGAGGACGTCGGACTCCTCGAGCGACAGCGCGGCGGTCGGCTCGTCGAGGATCAGCAGCCCCCGGTCGTGGGCGCCGTCCTGGACCGCCCGCGCGATGGCGACCAAGGTCCGGTTCGCCTGGTTGAGACTGCGCACCGGCGTCTGCGGGGTCGCGTCGATCGTGAAGCGGTCGATGAGCGTAGAGGCACGACCGAGGACGTCTGGCCAGGAGACCCCCCGCATCCGGTTCTTCGTGAAGCCCTCGCCGATGGCGAGGTTCTCAGCGACGGTCAGGTCGAGGAAGACACCGAGGTCCTGATGGACCACGTGCACCCCGGCAGCTCGGGCGGCGTCTGCCGACCACGTCTCGGTGCCGGTCTCGGTGCCGGTCTCCGAGCCACCGATGACGATGCTCCCGCCGGGCTCGGCCGGTACGACGCCGCACAGCACCTTGATCAGGGTGCTCTTCCCCGAGCCGTTCCCGCCGATCAGTGCGTGGATCTCGCCGGGCCGGATGTCGAGGTCGACCGCGTCGAGGGCGAGGGTCCCGGGGTAGCGCTTCGAGATGCCCGTGAGCCGCACCCGGGCCGCGGTGCTCGCGCTCGGGAGCGTCATCGGATCGCGATGGGGTTGAGCGGTCCTCCGACCGCTCCCGTGAACGGCACGGGTGGGGCGACGAGGAGGAACTCGTAGACACCGTCCTCAGCACAGGCGTCGGCGAGCTTCTCGAGGTCGAACATCTCGCCGAAGATGACCCCAGCGCTGACGAGGAGGACGACGTGCAGGGGCTGCATGACGGCCTCCGTCTCGTTCGGCCGCACCTCGACCCCCCAGGTGTCGGACGCGATGGCGGCGATCTCGGCGTCGACGATGACGTCGGCGGTGTCCAGGCTCAGCCCGGGCGCGTCACCCCCGGCGTAGTCGCCCCACCCCTCGGCCCGGCACATCCGCAGGTGTCCGGTGCGGATGAGGAGGATGTCGCCGCGCCCCAGGGTCACGCCCTGTGCTGCCGCGCAGGCGAGGAGGTCGTCGCCGTGGATCGCGTCGCCGGGCTGCAGCCAGTCGACGCCCTTGAAACGCGGGAAGTCCAACAGCACCCCGCGGCCCGTGAGCTGCTCCCGCATGGTCTCCAGCGCCCCCTTGCGCGCACCGGCGCTGGTGACGTGCTCGAGTCCGAAGCCGTTGTACATCTTGCCGTCGTAGAAGATGTGACTGAACGCGTCCCAATGGGTTCCCGACTGCAGCGGCATCGAGATCACGTCGTCGGCGAACCGGAGCCCGGGCAGGTGGTCCTGCGCGCCGAGCTCGACGTCCCCACCGTCCTGCGTCATGAAGTGCATGGGGTTGAAGCGCCCCAGGTAGCCGGTCTGAGGACCGGTCGCGTCGTACGGCATGGCGCACGAGATCACCTGTCCCAGCCGGACCAGGCAGGCGGCGTGCCGGACCGTGGCCGGCTCGATGAAGTTCATCGCGCCCAGCTCGTCGTCCTCGCCCCACCGGCCCCAGCGTCGGTGCTCCTGGGCGAGCGCGTCGACCTGCTCCTTGCTCAACCTGCGGTGCTGGAGTGAAGTCATGCGAGGAACCTACGCGCGAGAACGTGACGGCCACTTCGTGTCGATCCCCAGCGTTATCGCCCACTTGCTGTGGATTTCCACAGTGCGGTCGGGGACGTCAGCTCACGTGCACGAGCCGGTCGATCGCGAGCGCGAAGCTCATGTCGAGCAGGCCCTGGCTGCTCCTCAGCACGACGCCGGTCAGTGACTCGATACGGCGCAGACGGTAGGCCAGCGTGTTCGGATGGATGTGCAACGCCTCCGCGGTCCGCCCTGCCTGCAGGTCGTTCTCGATGAGCACCCTGACGGTGTGGACGAGGTCCGCGTTCCTCGTGTCCTCCGGCCGTCGGAGAGGCCCCAGCGT
The genomic region above belongs to Nocardioides sp. QY071 and contains:
- a CDS encoding sugar ABC transporter ATP-binding protein; the encoded protein is MTLPSASTAARVRLTGISKRYPGTLALDAVDLDIRPGEIHALIGGNGSGKSTLIKVLCGVVPAEPGGSIVIGGSETGTETGTETWSADAARAAGVHVVHQDLGVFLDLTVAENLAIGEGFTKNRMRGVSWPDVLGRASTLIDRFTIDATPQTPVRSLNQANRTLVAIARAVQDGAHDRGLLILDEPTAALSLEESDVLLSTLERFAAAGQSILYVSHRLDEIMRVAHRVTALRDGRSAGTSDVAELDEASLVRLIVGSDLPRPAESTRAHLAGEPVLELHGVSVGPLEGIDLDVRPGEIVGVAGLVGSGRSTLLRAVFGTQPLRGGSMSLNGRPRRLSSCHQAIAAGIAYVPEDRAHDAAFHDLSVAANIAMPALQEYRSLVGMQDRALRSAALRLMDAFLVKARSSETPMATLSGGNQQKVVLARWLGREPRLLLLDEPTQGVDVGARAEIHAMIRRAADQGMAVLMVASDPEELALTVDRAVVLRGGRIATRLDHAEVTADRLITEIHSGRSASV
- a CDS encoding cyclase family protein, yielding MTSLQHRRLSKEQVDALAQEHRRWGRWGEDDELGAMNFIEPATVRHAACLVRLGQVISCAMPYDATGPQTGYLGRFNPMHFMTQDGGDVELGAQDHLPGLRFADDVISMPLQSGTHWDAFSHIFYDGKMYNGFGLEHVTSAGARKGALETMREQLTGRGVLLDFPRFKGVDWLQPGDAIHGDDLLACAAAQGVTLGRGDILLIRTGHLRMCRAEGWGDYAGGDAPGLSLDTADVIVDAEIAAIASDTWGVEVRPNETEAVMQPLHVVLLVSAGVIFGEMFDLEKLADACAEDGVYEFLLVAPPVPFTGAVGGPLNPIAIR